The genomic region ggttggccttgtctctcggttctcccatgatcctcatgagagccattggcaagcagccaaacatattttgaggtacattcggggcaccactcattatggcattcactacacttcaggatcccctcacatcattggcttcactgactccgattgggctagtgatgtcaatgatcggaagtctacttctggctttgttttttgccttggttctggtcctattacatggtcttgcaagaaacagtctgctattgcattatcatctacaaaggctgagtactGTGCAACAGTGTTAGCCAgttaggaggttttatggcttcggcagttgatgatagagtttgggtttcctccagattgttccactattctttggtgtgacaatcagagtgccattcacatttctcgcaacccagtggagcatcagcagacaaagcacattgaaatccacatgcacttcatcaggcagttgattcaggatggttctctcatcttggagtacattcctgcagaggagcaggttgcagacatcttcactaaacctttggcatcttcgcactatcttcagttgcgctccatgcttggggtgaaggaagttgtccttggggggtcttagtgaggccttccttccttcatgttttctttttagcatgattctttatctctttttggagaggagttttttcccactgtgttttctcctttactccgctttatagagattttcttgtattcgggtacctaatcaggccttgttgccgggaccctctattgcattgtagttcctttgctttcttctacattgtttgtagctgcattgtagctcatcttaagggggggtgttagagtaaagtaattaattacctttactctcctcttaagatttcactttatgcatatattagtcatttaataattaatatttaattattaaatgcactcaccttagggttaggttttcctttcggtgttgatctcctttataaggattgatctcttgtattattgcaacttcttgattcatttttttctctgataataaatattttcactttgttagagccaaaacccttgttttcgttctctctctttctctatgacaggtttcttgcatgcaagtttctttgggttctgtggatttgtatttctcaaatcctacaagaTGGAGTTAGTAGATGATAGATTATTGAGAGTCATTTCCAAGATAGATATCAAGCCACACATTGATAAATTTTCAACTATTTTGGGGGTTTATATccaagatatttaattaaatagatcatGATTCTTGAGAAATGCATGTTAAGCATGATTCTATTAAAGACCTtaagaaggtgaaatatgcatgcaccAAACTAAATGGGAATACATCACTATAGTGGGATCATAGCTAAAAGGGTAGGAGGTGACGAGGGAAACAAAAGATATgaacataaaataatattatttcaatgTTGAAGTTGAAGTTCCAACTTTGGGATTATGAGATGATCTTATTCAAGAAATTACACAATTTGAGGTGGAAGAAGCTAAGTGTAAAGGACTATGTAGAAGATTTATATTGGTTGACCATTCATGTTGGACATGTGGTGGATGGCATGGAGATGGTTTCAAGGTATTTGAACGAAAATACATGTTTCTACTTAAGATTAATTTTGTATTGTAGCTCTTAATTTCGTCAAGAAAGTCTATGAATATGTATTGAAGGAAAAAGAAAGGTTGACAAGAAGGCAACAAAGTACCATGTGAGAAAAGAGGAAGTTCATTTATTAGTAAAGTTGTAAATTCAATACAAGCATGCAAAGAACAACTAGAAGCAATCATAGGGTTGACAGTATACATGAAGAGAAAGAGGGTCCTTCTAAGGAATAGGATTctaataatgtgaaatatttttcctTAAAATATGATTTACATGTAGAGGAATATGGTGTGTGTTTAATTTTCCATTCATACAACATGGTATTATTATGCATAGAATGGATGCCTAAGCAGTTATTCTATGCAAGGTAATATAGGAGTTAGCACATAATTCAATGGTATAAATAGATTAGAGTGTGTGACAACATAAATATGATGAACATAATGCTAATAAGgccaatgaaaaataaaaatagaattatgTATATTATCTTGGTTTTATGAAGATAGTAGATGAACTTGGTCTAGAGAGGATTAAATATCCTACTCCATACTGTAGTTATTGAAGAGGCACTAATTAATAGCATATGAgaaatgtgagttcaattttaagaaagaAAATATGAGGATGGATTATTAAGTGACGTCGTGCCAATGGAACTATGTGTAGATGTTTGTTTATACACATTTTTAAACGAACTCTCATATCTCAATTAATTGTTTTATGCATTTATTTACCAAAATATTTCGAAACGAGTGTTTTACTTCCTTTCAGTATTGTTAATCTAAAATATTTTTGCTTTAGATCTCATTCATTATGGGGGTTTTTAACAGAAGCCTGGAAGATATGAGAACGATAAGAGTTTTCACGAGCATCTGGACTGGTTTTGATTTATATTCACCAAAATCAGCAAATGGTTTGGTTTGGAATCATACGGAAACGATGACGGTGGCCCTCTACATTTGTACCAATCCACATTCATACAATGTCCTCTATTGCTCATTTCAATCTCAAGCTCAGAGCACTTTGCACGCAAGGTCGCTTGAAGGATGCAGTATACGTTCTGCTTAATACATACAACGTTGCAAACCTGCATTGACAAGAAAACCCTCTCAGAGGGTAAAAAAATCCACTTTCACATCAGTGACAGAATACCTACGCTTGCAACAGACACATTTCTACAGAATAAAATTTTCAGCATGCATGACAAGTGTGGAAGTGTTGCGGATGCTCGCAAAGTTTTCAACATAATAACTGAACCAGACGGAGTCTCATGGAATATGATAATTGCAGCTTACAGAAGGCATAGAATTCCTCAAGAGGCATTGACATTGTttcatcaaatgcaacaaatgcctGTTCAACCTGATCAGTTTACTCTCTCTGGTACTCTCCCTGTGTGTGCAAAATTAGCATCTTTAAAGCACTGTTTGCAAATCCATGGAAAAATTATTAGGCGTGGATTTCTATCTGATGTTGTTTTGATGAataccctaattgacatgtatgtCATTGTAGAAGCATACAGAAGGTGCGCAAAGTGTTTGATAAAATGAATAATACAAGCGTGGTCTCATGGACTGCTATGatcacaggatatgcacaaaatggtatTCTTGACGAGGCTTTGAGACTTTTCAACGAAATGCCTCAACCGAACGTGGTCTCGTGGACTGCAATCATTGCTGGCTATGCACAAAATGAGTTTGCTGAAAGAGCCTTGGAGATTATCATCCTCTCCGCTTGTGCCAAACTTGCAGCTTTCGAACAAGGTACTGAAATTCAtcaaaaaataatagaaaatggtTTTTCCCAAGATGTTGTAGTTGTGACTGCACTGGTAGACATGTATTCAAAATGTGGCAGCATAAAGAAGGCTCACaaaatgtttgataaaatgcctTAACAAAACATAGTCTCATGGAATACAATGGTTGTAGGATATGTACAAAATGGTCTTGTTAATAAAGCTGTGGAGGTTTATAAGCAAATGCAACTGGCAAGTGTGATGCCAGATGAAGCAACTTTTGCCAGCATCCTTCCTGCTTGTGCCAAACTGGGAGCCTTGGAACAGGGTAAGGAGTTTCATCAGAGAATAATAAAAAATGGGATCTTATGGAACCTGGTTACAAATGCTCTGatatacatgtatgcaaaatgtggtacTATGTACAAGGCACGTCAATTGTTTGATAACATGTCGCAGTCAGATGTAgtttcatggaatgcaatgattgaagGATATGCAATGAATGGCTATACTGAAGATGCCCTCAAACTCTTTGAACTAATGAAACACTCTGGAACCAAGCCTGATCGTGTAAgctttttttgtgttttatttgcaTGCAGCCATGCAGGTATAGTGCATAACCGCTGTGAATACTTCAATTGCATGAGTGACTCTTATTCCACTATGCCTACACTAGATCATCATGTATGCATGGTAGACCTTCTTGCCCGTGCTGGCTATCTTGATGAAACTCTTAACTTCATTGGTACGTGCTTTTTGCGTAGGTGATAGATCACACCCACAAACGGAAGAGTTCTATGCAGAGTTGGAGAAATTGTCGTGGGAGATGAAGGCAGGAGGGTATCTGTCAGATACAAAACCTGTGTTGAGTGATGTGGAAGaggaggagaaggaatttcttctCTGCCACCATAGTGAGAAGTTGGCATTTGCATTTGGGTTAATAAACACCCCCCTGGAACAACTATTAGAGTTGTCAAGAACCTCCGAGTATGCATCAACTGCCATACTGCAACCAAGTTTATCTTAAAGATTGTTGCTCGAGAAATTGTTGTGAGGGATGCAAACCGTTTCCATCATTTCAAGAATGGACAATGTTCTTGTGCAGATTATTGGTGATTGTAAGGGAAACAAGCCATAAACAGAAGCTCGCACCATAACAAGGCATGACATCAGACTTGGAGAGATAAAAAGAAATCAGGTTCTCTTTACAATTTCTGAAAACAAAATTTTGTTTCTTATTATTTGCAGAGCTAGATTGTGATTTTGATTTGATGGAATGATATTCTATAGTACGCAATCGCATCAGTGCCGAGATAATACATATGCAAATGAGATAATTGTTGAAGCCCTGTTTTATGATACTATGACAAGTCATAACACTGAGCCCTTTTCTCAGGAAGCGTGTAAATCTCTGGACTGAAAAGCTTGAGGAGGCAGAAGATTGCGAAATGGAGAGCGAGAGGAATGCATGGCTAGATCTTCTCAGCCAATAAGGAATCTGAGATAAGGTCTCACAATCAAGCCAATGCTGGGATACACTGAGATAAGAGCATCTCTTGATTGGTATGTAGTCCTAACTTCTTATGTTTTTTTCGTCTGAACCAATTCTATTATCTTGTGTCTATGTTTTCCATTTGAGCTTAACCCATATATATCAAGTTATTTACATATGCAAACTTGTATTTTTTGATGTGGATTTCATGTTACTTATGACAGGATACCAAGGCATTCTGCAATTTAGCCCATCTCCCGATCTAGTTAATTGCTATGAACTAGTGTTGGAGTTTCTTAATGGAGAGGTGAAAAAAATTACGCTATCAAATATGTCTTTAGTTTACGTAAAATAAATTTTGTCCCCGGATCCTTCTATTATGTTTTACCATACAAATGCAATAactagtatacctatctttagagaaatataggtaaagtacgcCGAAAGATATTTTAGATTGAAAACTTCAAATAATTATAGACAACTTTTCATTTGGAAGCATTCTTCAAATAATTTCTCCACAAAAAAGCTTTGAACAGGTACCTTCCCTTGTTTGATTTGCATGAATGATTTGTCTTATAGAAATTCTTCCAACatatttttaaattgaattaaGCATTTTAAAATGAAAAAGCATGAACGGTGATTTTTCATTCTTAACTCAATAATTTATCTAAAaattaaaatcatattaaatttataCAAAATAACATATTTTCATTTATCATAAATATGCATGGTTCTTTTGTATTTACAGATCATCTCAATTATTTATATATGTTGGTTTTTAATCATGTATAGAATGTTAAGACTCAAAATAGTTACTCTATACTAATCTAAGCTTAGCATCTCATTGTAGATCGCCTCTCAACGAAATAATAGAATATAGATATGCAATTTTcacaattaaaaaacaaattaatcCTAAATTAATCTTTTTATTGATTACGCAGGTGTTAGATACAGGAAAATAAAATATAATGTTTAAACGATAAATCCCCCCATAAGGCTAAGAACAAAAATATTGAACCAATAAACCTGGGTATTTTAAAATGGGCACGTCACATTCTCTGCAATGTTTTGGATTGCAAGAGGTAAAACCTTAAACCACATCAATTTTACCATCACATGACGGAAATACCCTAACGTCTCCTTCCGGTACGACCTTAACTTCTTGCCAAACAAAATTTTAGAAGCACTAATTGCTATATATTTACACCTGAAGTGCATACTCATGTCTACCTCAAACTCTGTTGTTCTTCTCTCATCTCTCGACAAAACGAGGTTTGAAAACAAAACTACAGTTATACTAATGTTATCACCCGTTCTAAATATTTTGTTCATATAGTGTGCAGTTGAGCTGTTGGGTTCGAATACATGTGAAGATGAGTGTCATATAGATCTTAACTCGTGGACGCAATATACCAAAAATATGACATAGAAAAACACAGGGAGCAACAAATTTTTGGAGGCAATGCCTTCTTCAGGCTTTCGAGGATCCCCCGCCTTTGGTTTCTCCTCCCTGCACGATTtaagaaattcaaattttaacaAGAATACGATAGCCAAATAGAAAGTCTACCGAAAGTTAAAATACTTACATACGCTTCCAGTTGACACCAAAACTCGTTTTACAGCCATTTTTTGTTGAATCtgcatttaaaataaatatttcaaaaCTCTTTTGACATTTTATACAACAAAGCTTACATTAAGAACGATCTTTACACATGAATCCATTAGAATTATCTCATTCTAAAATTTTGTCAAATGTTAGACAGACAGAAATAAAGGAACCCACGGAGTCTACAAACCTTTCAATGAACCATTATATCTTTTGCAGGAGAGAAATTATTGGGCTTTTACCACAAACTCTATTGCAGATTTTCTGAAGAAGACTCACCATTAAGAACACCAACTCCTGAAGAGATAAGACATAGACAAAGAAGAAGACACCACTCTTCCATTATGTTGCCATGCAAATGTAATGGCCTAGAAAGGTTTGCTTGTTATTCGATTCAATAACATAGCAGAACCATCACGTTTGTAACAACTGTAAATGAATGGAGAAATGTGGCAACGTTTGCAATAGTGACTATTTTAAATCTTTTTTGTCATGCAAAATGTAACGCCCCATGGTGGTATGTAATCCGCTACAAAATGTAACGCCCGAGGGTGATCTGCAATGCCCTGCAAAATTGGATTAAGTGGCATTTTTCTCCTGTAAATCGTACTCAAATCCACTGAAATGCAGATGTTGAAATAGAGTCGCCTCAACCATTATGTTTTGTTTGCATGAGTTGTTGGATGTGTAAACAATAGTACTTTAATATTTAAACAGGCATGAGATCGTCAAATTTTTTTGTGTTTACGGACAACTTCGATCTCATAGTAGATCGCCTCTCGGCGAAATTACAAAATAAAAACAAGGCTGTAATTTCTTTaatgtaatataatttattttgttgTATGGGGATGGTCTAATATGCCTTTATAGAAAACCTCTTTCTAAATATTttgaattatcttttgtaagccacaTAAATGCAATAATATGGTTGTTCATATCATTCATGATACTGTTAGGaaatgtgtctcaaccttgtatcctaatgtcaagaacacaaaaaaatacAATTTTTGGACTACATAAGTCATTTTTGGCTCTAGAAAAATATCAAACTGCCCATTTCTAGAGCAAGCTGGTTATGACAACATTGACCTCTTTGAGATCTACAATTTATAAAGTTATGGCCTTAATTGCTTTtctagatcaaaagttatggcctttggaagttgGGTTTCCCACTTTGGAAATGTAAGAACACATATGATGCATAAGAGAGTTGTAAAAGCGATTTACATTTGCTGACCAACTTATAACGAATGTTATGCCACATGGTTAGACGTTTTTTAATGAAAATAATGGAGCCAAAATGAAGAGTCCGAGTTGGTGAGTGGATAATGTTAGTTTGAGCTTGTGAGGTCATTTTAGGATTTGGGCAATGGATAATCTTGACCAAACATTTGAGCACCACATTTTGGGTGGTTTTAGTTCATGATTTCCTACTTACCATTTGATTGTTTCATGTATTGTTTCTCCTATTTATTGGGTGGTTGAGATGGGCATTCCATGGTGAGTTTTTTGGGTATTATTATGTTGCTAGAATCTCTCTAGTTCTCTTGTTGGTAATTGTAATGCCCCAAGCTTTTGCCCAAGACATTAATAGACAAAAAATGAACAAACATTTTTTTTGCATTACTAATACGACATCAACATTCCACATTGCACACCTACTTGTACATGGCACTATTGCATCACACAACACACGAGGCAAACAATCACCAATGTAACAAGCATGGTGACACAAATTGAAAGCTTACAAAAACATGGGTCAAAATTGCTACAAAAATCTCAAAACATAAGTCCTAGCAAAAGTGAGAAAGTTACAAGAATATTTGCAACTTTGGCAAAACTTTTGAGTTCCCTTACATCTTTGCTACTTGCAAACTACAAGTCTACTTATGATCCTCACAAGTCTATAGCTTATATAACTTCAAAGGTTGCAAGTAGCTTTGCAACTTACAAATTGCATACCTACATTTGAACTAAGTTGTCAATTCGGGTATGGTTATAAGTGTAGGCATGAGGTACAAAATTAGGTACGTGAGTACGACAATTTTTTCCTCGAGTGCAGGAatatgtatgtaaatatatttaataataatatgtatattataattatatttaataatgtataaacaaatattaaatatacaatattttatttttaaaataaaacaataccatacttgttaaatttaatataaatattttaacatATTAAATTTTA from Cryptomeria japonica chromosome 3, Sugi_1.0, whole genome shotgun sequence harbors:
- the LOC131037320 gene encoding pentatricopeptide repeat-containing protein At3g24000, mitochondrial-like isoform X2; this encodes MQYTFCLIHTTLQTCIDKKTLSEGKKIHFHISDRIPTLATDTFLQNKIFSMHDKCGSVADARKVFNIITEPDGVSWNMIIAAYRRHRIPQEALTLFHQMQQMPVQPDQFTLSGYAQNGILDEALRLFNEMPQPNVVSWTAIIAGYAQNEFAERALEIIILSACAKLAAFEQGYVQNGLVNKAVEVYKQMQLASVMPDEATFASILPACAKLGALEQGKEFHQRIIKNGILWNLVTNALIYMYAKCGTMYKARQLFDNMSQSDVVSWNAMIEGYAMNGYTEDALKLFELMKHSGTKPDRVIDHTHKRKSSMQSWRNCRGR
- the LOC131037320 gene encoding pentatricopeptide repeat-containing protein At4g02750-like isoform X1 codes for the protein MQYTFCLIHTTLQTCIDKKTLSEGKKIHFHISDRIPTLATDTFLQNKIFSMHDKCGSVADARKVFNIITEPDGVSWNMIIAAYRRHRIPQEALTLFHQMQQMPVQPDQFTLSGYAQNGILDEALRLFNEMPQPNVVSWTAIIAGYAQNEFAERALEIIILSACAKLAAFEQGYVQNGLVNKAVEVYKQMQLASVMPDEATFASILPACAKLGALEQGKEFHQRIIKNGILWNLVTNALIYMYAKCGTMYKARQLFDNMSQSDVVSWNAMIEGYAMNGYTEDALKLFELMKHSGTKPDRVSFFCVLFACSHAGIVHNRCEYFNCMSDSYSTMPTLDHHVCMVDLLARAGYLDETLNFIGTCFLRR